The nucleotide window GTAGCCAGCCTTCGAATAAGACGGTCTTGAGCGCTTTGCACAGCTCCGACTCGTCGATCTCCACCTTGCTGGAGTACACCCGCGGCGGCAAGCCTACACGACGGGGCTTCAAGAAGGGCATTTTCACCACGCTGAGCTACTTCATGGCCCACGAGACCCACCACCGCGGCCGGGTGCTTCTTACGCTCAAGGTCAGCGGCAACACGCTCGACAAGAAGACCCAAATGGCGATCTGGGGATGGGATCAGATCTGAAGGCGATGGCCGGGCTGCGGGGTGAGTGTTGCCTCGCGGGTCAACACCCATCACCGCTTCTCGCGGAACTCGTACGGCGTGGCGTGCTCGACGTGTTCGAGGAAGTCAGCTTTGTAAGCCGCGGCGATTGCCGGCTTGCCCTTGATGACCAGCAGGTTCTCCGCGTTGTCTTTCTCGGCGGCTTCGCTGAAGTTGAAGCTCCCGGTGATGACCGTCGCATCATCGACGATGATGACCTTGTTGTGCTGGATCTTGTGGGCCGTGTCTACCAGCGTCGTGATGCCCGCGTTGTCGAAGTACCTCGCGTCCGAGTACCCGGCTTGCGCTCCGTCGACGTCGACAACGATTGTCACGGTGACGCCCCGCTCGTGCGCGTTGCTGAGTGCCGCGGCAATGGGCTTGCTAGTTAGGCGATAGGCCAGCACGTCGACACTTTCGGCCGCGCCGTTGATCTCTTTCACGATTGCGGCCGTGCAGCCGCCGTGTGGCGAAAAGAGCACGGCTACCCCGTCCTCGGTGGCCGACTTCTCTGCGGCCCGCATCTCGGCTTGCCGCTGCTCAATGAACTCTTTCATCCGCCGATCGCGTTCTCGCTTCTCGGCTTCCTCGCGTTTGCGTTGCTCCTCCGCCTGCCGGCGCTCCTCCGCACGTTGACGGTCTCGCTCAGCCTGGCCGTCCGATCGCTGGCCGAAGCTGTTGCCCGGCGTCCGCGGCGGACTGGCGGTACCCGGCCGGCACACGCTACAGGTGCCGCCTTGCTTCGCGCAGTGCTTGCACCCAGTGCAGTTCTTACACGCCGAGCACGCACCACCGTTGCACCCACGGGCGGCGGCGGTCGGCTCAAGCGGTGCGGGAGCCGCGGCGAACAGCAACAATGTCAGCACGACGATGAGGTGCCTTCCCATTCGGAAAAGTGTCGACGCCGACCCCTCCCGGTGCAAGTGCCTGAAAAGGCGATAGCCCGCCGTGGTCACAGTCGATCCAGCAAGCCATGCAACAACTGGCCGGCGATGCCGCCAACCGTGGCGATGACGAACGCGATCAAGATGGCCTGTTGCAGCGTGTCCATGACTGCGGTTATCCCGCATGACCGTCGTCGTTGCAAACGTCTGCACCGACCCGCGCAGCAAAACGCCCCGGCAAGCCGCAGGGTGCGACCGGCCGGGGCGGGAACCAAGGGTACTAGGAGCTCGACGTCGGGATTCCCGAATCGTCGGTCACCAAGTGTGCGACGTCAGGCTTTTTGCCGTAGCGATCGATGTAAGTAGGCGCAGCCGCCGCGGCACCTACCACACATGCAACGAGACCGAGAGCTGCAACCTCAAAAAGCACAGCGGAGGCAGCCAAGACTAAAGCAACCGCCAGCGCAGGGATTCCTAACGCTCGGAGGAGCTTTGTGGTGCTCTTCTTGATCATCATAACCGTCATATCGCACATCCTAGCGTGCTCTTGAGTGAAAAATCGAGGGGAAAATCAAAAAATCCGCCGAAATTCGCTTGACAAATTTCGTGTTATTATTTTGTTCACTGCCTACACAGGTAGCTCATCCAAATAAGCAATGAAAGTCCAAGCAACGTCCCTAGGACGAGACGCTTTGAAAGCTTTTGCTCTGGCTCGCAAAGCTCCTTTCGGTCCTGAACGTCTGACAAGAGGACAAAATAGAACACGAGGCAGAGGAAGCATGCCACGAACACTGATGTACCGGACGGGCCAGCAGGGGCAACTGCACCAGCAGCCGGCGCCGGAGAAGAAACAGCCCGAAAAAGGCTGGGCAGACCCAGCCCGAGACTGGCAATGCACAAATCTGGGCCGGCATAGAAATAGCATGGGTACCAATGCCGGACACCGGAAAGCAATTTCCTGACGATGGTGGTAATGACCAAAATGCCTGCAGGGATCCCGCATGTCGCGACGTATGGCCGCCAATCAATGCTGTTGAAGAGTGTAATCCAGTCGCCCATCCCGGCTCATGGTGTGTACGCAATATCTGGTGTCAAGCGGGGAAATCTTCCATTTCAGCCCCTAAATGGGGGTTTTTGCCGCAAAATGCCCCCGCACTGAGAGCTAGGGTGGACACCCTATTTGACACCCAAACCGTGCGCAACAGTGCGCAGCTATGCGCGGCGGTGCCGAGTAACCCCGACGCCCGAACACACATAAACCCCAGCGTGTGCTGGGGTTTATGCGCCGCAATGCGCGACAATGCGTTTCGGTGCCGGTTAGGCGTTTGCATGGAGCTACCGGGATTTGAACCCGGAATACCACCATGCCATGGTGGCGTGATCCCATTTCACTATAGCCCCGGTGGGGATTTCGTCGCAGCAGCACTGCGGCGGGTCAGGATCATAGGTCGGCTCTCGACGGCGTCAATGGCCAGTTTTCCCGGCTCACACGGCCGCGGCTTCCATCGGGGGATGGGCGGCGTCGTTGGGGCGACGGCCGGGAAGGCGGATGGCCACCAGGGTCAGGTCGTCTTCGTGCTCGACACTACCCGCGAAGCGGTCCACCGCCGCCACCGCCCCGTCGGCCAGGGCACGTGGATCGTCGACATCGATGGGCAGATCCCTGACGAACTTGTCCAGATCGTACCGCTCACCGGCGTCGTTGGCCGCCTCGATGACGCCGTCGGTGTAGATGATCATCGACCGACAATCGTTGGACAGGTCATGCACGGTCGTGGGGAAGTCCAAGTCGTCATCGACACCGAGAACGAGCTGCGCGTCGATTTCGAGTTCGTGGTAGCGGCGGGTGCCGGTGGCGTTGTCGCCTGCCCCGTCCAAATCGCAGACCAGCGGCGCGTGGTGGCCGGCGGAGGCGATCTCGATGGTCTCGGCCTGCGTGTCGATCGCGCACAGGAGCATCGTGACGAACTGACCGCCGTAGACCTGGGTGCAGAGTTGCGTGTTGACCTCGGCCATGCATTTGCCGACGTCGCCGCCGATGTCGGGGCGGGCCATGGTGGTGCGGACGAGCAACTGCGTGGTGGCCATGAGGAACGCCGCCGCCATGCCGTGGCCGGTGACGTCGCCGATGACGATGATCACGCGGCCGTCACCCAATTC belongs to Planctomycetota bacterium and includes:
- a CDS encoding phospholipase D-like domain-containing protein; translated protein: MGRHLIVVLTLLLFAAAPAPLEPTAAARGCNGGACSACKNCTGCKHCAKQGGTCSVCRPGTASPPRTPGNSFGQRSDGQAERDRQRAEERRQAEEQRKREEAEKRERDRRMKEFIEQRQAEMRAAEKSATEDGVAVLFSPHGGCTAAIVKEINGAAESVDVLAYRLTSKPIAAALSNAHERGVTVTIVVDVDGAQAGYSDARYFDNAGITTLVDTAHKIQHNKVIIVDDATVITGSFNFSEAAEKDNAENLLVIKGKPAIAAAYKADFLEHVEHATPYEFREKR